From the genome of Oncorhynchus gorbuscha isolate QuinsamMale2020 ecotype Even-year linkage group LG18, OgorEven_v1.0, whole genome shotgun sequence:
AACCCTGGATTGGTGATGCTGTGCGTTATGAGCCATTGAAAGGCTTTGAAGCAAAAGGTCAACCATAATGGCACTCCCCAGTAGGTGCAGTCTACCATAGGAaggaatggaattctacagtatttacaTTAAATATGCCATGTATTTAagggtattattattattattatggtgaCCGATGCTTGATAAATAAACGTATTCTCGCTCTTACCCAAAATAATCTAATCATGTAGCCTAGATTAGTTTACCCGTGTTGCATCTGCGCGCAGTTGGCTAATGATGGGTCGATCTCGAACAGACGGCTCTTTCTGAGCCGATTGTTTTGGTGAACGTCGTTGGCCGAATCGAATCGGTAGAAGAGTCGTTCATAAAATACCGGATGCACTCCTGATTTGTATCAGAAAATAAAACGTTACAATAACTGTAATAGGCCTAGCTGAGTTTCAACAAATGCCTGAACTCAATTGTTTGTCCATGCAAGTAAtgttttacaaaaaaaaacacattctgACCCATCTTTAAAATAGCTGCCAGAAGAAAGTCACACAAAATAAGAAAATATAACTACAAATAAGTCAAGTACTTAAAGTCAATATCGGATTGATTTGACAAGTTCAGTATCTTCATCCATCGCAAACAGCTTCGATAACCGTTACTACTGTAATCTAAATATATTGGTAATTAGACAACTTCTAAATATTATGCAGCAAAAACAGCGACATCGGATTTTAGTAACCTTATGGGCCTGTTGGGGCACAAGTCAATTCGGATTTGACGAATATCTACTTTGTTTGACCATCTTTTTTGAACGGCCGCTAACGAAGGCGTTCTATGTCCCACGGTCTGTATTCCATCTACTGCACGTATGGTACATTTCCAAATATTCTCATTCAGTCAACACATTAATTGTTAAATCAAACCAGCCTCGGAGTCCTACTATTCCACAGACAAGACAAGGCCCTTACCATTTCAGATGTCAGTCTTTTGTCACAAAGCAGTTTCTCATTGATCGACTcccaacagagaggagactggtTCATTTATGTTCTGCACCTGCGATATACTTATTCTGGGGGCAGTGCCATCAAACGTTGATAGTTTTTAGCTAACTCTTTCCCTGACCTTAACCTAATCCTCCTAACCAGAGCCAGATAGAGGCTACAACCCATAGGAATCTCCACCCAGTTGACTATTTTAAAAGGGTGGAATCCCTCAATGGCACTGCTCATGCTAAAACTGCATTTTGGCTgctagaggcctctatcattctctatggcccACCTCTTAGTACATGTCACTGGGTGGGAGTGTGATGCCTTTAAAACTCACTGTTACATTGTTTGACCTCACTGTGCTTGCACCATATGTAATTATGATGTTAGCCTACCTCCATCCAGAGCCATGTAGGCTAttaaggctgtgtttacacaggcaggccAATTCAGATATATTTCttacactaattggtcttttgaccagtcacatcagatctttttacATCGGATCATTTTTCAGAGATGATaggtcaaaagaccaattcgtgaaaaaaaacacagccattgaaTCTGATCTTTTGACTTCCGATTTATACCACATCCATATGTGGATCTCAATCCGGGTACGAACCCAATCCTCCATAGATctcgccagcttgtagtcctaaaaaaaCAGAAATGAGTTACCTGTGCttcgttcagccattcctatggggaAAATTAATTGGCAAAGAATAGGGTTTTGGGATAAATTACgaaaaataaggtctgaggttaacacaggcttaggagatcttatacgttttgttctatgagataacatccgtcagttaacatgacctttatgaattatgaagccttatGTGCTTTATATGATTATATAAATGATTcaaaatttacaaaaaaaagtgACGTTAGCTGATAAAGATtatcatagaacaaaacgtataagatctcctaagcctgcatttaccacagaccttattttcggtGTTTATCCAAAAACTCCATTCATTTTACAACACGGACGTCACGCGACTCTTGGCTGTAGTAAGAAAGCCATCGCCACCCAAATAACATCTTCAAGAATCATTATAATAAAGATATTTTCAGAGTGAATATAATTGCACTTAAATGGtttctttttaatatttttttgtgtATGTTTGAGCATTGTTAATAACTGTGTTTGGTTTGCTAGACATGTTTGATGTAGCAATGTAAGTTGATTTTTGTATTGTGAATCAAATACATTTATAATAACACTTAAAACAAAAAAAAGCCATCGCCACCTGCGCTCATTCAACATAGCCTAGATGTACGTTATTACTTGTAAACAAAATAACTTTTGGGGGTTCACATACGCTTACAATTATGTTTTGATTCTAGCTTGATGAGTTGCTAAGATTCTATTTGGTTGTGATCTTAGCAAAATAACTATTTTGGATGCAGCAGttgttagctagaatgctaacgCTTATTGACATAAGCTGTAGCAAAAGCTAGCCAGAGAgccattttactggttgaagtaTAATGCAGTTAATTTGCGAAAATGACACAAACATTTTAAGCAGGACATGTATATGAGACTTAAAACCCAATTATAATTCAAAAGTTAGTGTGAAATGCACTCAGAACGTCAACAAAAAAATGCTATTTACATGTTGCTTCTATGAGAACTCCCCAGTGCTCTGCCACTAATTTAAGCGCATCGCCGTCGTGGGGCAATACTGGTAACCACAGAAAGGGTTCAATAGGTGTTGGCCAACGAACCATGACTGAGTTAGTGCATACAAAAAGACGCCAATCAGGACTACTATTACTTGCTCTCTATATGCGAACGGTCTGGACACTCAGATCAGATTTGGTTTTACTTataaattattattatagatTATTTTTTACAACCGGTCGTTACCACGACAACCACCCCCAAATGTTAAAGGAACAGTGGAATCTGTGTTCTATTTCAGAGGCTACATTAAGTGTGAATGTGCATATCGGATATGGGTCACGTATGGACATTCAGGAAAAAAAAGATTGTCTATAAAGAAAATCAGATGTGTGTTTTTAGGGCGGAGTTGGGCCTATTCATAATGGAATTCTCTAGTCTACACCACCGATTAAAGATGATGCACTCCCATCACAATTTATCCTCAGAATTCAGCTTATTCAAATTCAATCCATTGGTAGACCACAgagcttgtaacaccagggtagtgggctTGATTCCCAGGAACACCGATATGTCAAATGTATGCGCACATGACCTCATGTCTCTTTGGatgaaagcgtctgctaaatggcatatacagcATAATGAATTGTTTCATGGGAATTTCTATTGCCTTTGTAATAATGATGTCATTATCAATGttacatacgtagaatgtatgcacacatgactgtaagtcgctttggataaaagcgtctgctaaatggcatatattattattattatattattacattgtCTGACCTCACTATGCATCATCTTCGTCCATCTAATTACTTTGAGTGGGTGGGAGTATCATGCATAGACAGAACAGCGTAAGCCTGACATCCAGGGACTATACACCCAGAATATGCTATTCCGTTCttttgaaatacatttgatttgtattATGTTTCTTAGTTAAGATGTGCCTAAACAATGGATCATTTTTGTGATGGTCAATATTAAATGGAATTATTACTGTTTAGATGTAGCGGTTCCAAAGACACACATCAGTGACTTGTATGGCTGGAGATACAACACATGTTTATGTTCATGGTAAAGAACTGTGACAGCACAATGATTTGCACGACAGTTAACGGCTAACACAAATGTCATGACCGTCACACCCCTACTGCTGCTTCAGTTTGTGTAGGCTTCATGACAGTGTTCTACATACTTTTATTCACTGTTTACAAATCAAAGGGAAAATTCACCTAATAAAACAGCATCCTCTAGTTCATTGTGCTTTCATCTTTTCAACACAAGGAAACAAGAAATTATCTGAAAATCGATTTGAAGACAAGTATAAAATGAAGTTTTAAACAATACTTTTGTTTCTCTGAAAGGTGACTATTTTCTCCTGCATGAATAGAATAGAAGAAGTTGGGAATGAGCCTCAAGGCCACTTAACAGTCACATGTTGTCCATATCACATTCCAAGTCTTTGGACAAAAACTAAAGTCGGTCAAGTGTCCGATCTCTTTACCAAGTCCTCATTGGCTCTGGAACTGAACCCTGAACCCACATTCTCCCATGGATttaaaaggcccagtgcagtccaaAATGTGATTTTACTGTCCCCCCCTCTCCtaggaggttggaataatactgtgaaaatgcCCTGTTAGAGTAAGccgtttgaaaagactgcctaaaatgtcagcctgttttgatgagatggagttttggcctgcctggagACATAACCAGGAGGTAAATAAGAGAGTTccaacctctctgccaataacagttggttttctccctccccactcagaccactcccagacaggcATGGGAAGATAATtgtttgagaaattgctctttgctatgaaggtatttttgtttttaaataacacGGTCAAAAATGAACAATCACAGTAAGATACTTAATTGTGACCCATAAAATAGTCGATATTGAAatacagctgcattggacctttaataaTGGTGAAATTAGCAATCCATGGCAAGGAGTGTGAAGCGCACACCTCtggaattggaatgcagccttaaGTCTCTGGAACTAGAATCTGTCTAGTTACCCTCCTCCACAGTTCTGCCAAAGTATTCCTTCTGGAACTGTTCGAACTCATCCTCTGTGAACACAGACTTCTCCCCGGAGGCTTTCTTGACCGTGCGGTCCGGACGGTGGCGAGACTGCCGGCCCGAATTCTGGTTGACGATCTGAAGGGGAATAAGAGGGGAGACAGTCTAAGAAATGAAGATGATGAAGACTATGTGATTCACCCATAAGAGGGTCACGTTCATTAGGCGCTTAGAAGAAAAGTGGACTGAAACAAGGATAGGACCTTTCCaataaaattaaataaattaaaaaaacacTACATTTTTGCTTCCCGTTTCAaaatgttaaaacattttttcCGTTACAATGAACACAATCCACATGTATCTACAGTTATTTTACCAAATCAATCAAAAGTCATGACAGGGACCAAAGACCTCAACCAACTATCtcccatagtagtagtagttagaggGCATGACATTTGAACTGTCAGACTGTCTCTTACCTTCATAGTGTCGGAGTCTGTAGCTCTGAAGCCCGTCCCCAGGAAGTACAGCAGGTTGGAGCTCAGATGGCTCTTCCCCTGCTTCTTCCTGAACTCCTCTGGAAACACAAAGACATGACATCACAGTTCAGAGGTCAAGACGAAGTCCATGACACAGACACTAAAAATGATATAACCTGAGGAGTTTGCACAGAAGGCCTACGCATAATCTATGGAAACACAAGATGGAGACAAAAGAGGATGGTAAGGAGTCGGCCCACGAGGCTGACACACTGACACCAAGTTTACAGACAGACTAGACCAGGCTTCCTCAACTGACGGCCCGTGTGATTCTATTGATATGATTAGCGTttaatttgtattattattgGACAGACTGTAAAAACAaaagcaaatcagctccaagtgattttcatTTTCAAGTTCCAAAGTTTTCCCACATATAATAAAGAGTTACtgtatgtgatcgtatacaaatgtaagcaaggtttgaaatgattatgttttagtcataTATTATATGTTTGgacttcttgcggtcaatttgcagcaGTGGTTGATAAAGTCCCCAATTGTcattcttgagtaaaagtaaaagacaccttaatagaaaatgactcaagtgtacttaagtatcaaaatgaTGAATCATTTCTAATTACTTATATTAAGAAAACCAGTAGGCAcaatgtgttttttattttatttacagatagccaggggcatttTCCAACACTCAGACTGCTAAATCAGAGGCGGTGTAATGACCAGGGATGTCTTCTTGATaaatgtgtgaattggaccatgttCTGTCTCGCTAAACATTCAAATTGtaaagagtacttttgggtgtcaggaaaacgtatggagtaaaaagtacagaaTTTTCTTCAGGAATGAGTTAAGTAAAAGTAGTTAAAAATATTACGGTAAAGTACATataccccaaaaacgacttaagtagtacattaaagtatttttacttaagtactttacaccactaactTGCAGTCtataaattatttgtaattatgtttcgACCCCGTGACCATCTGCTCAAGAAGAAATAACATTCTACATTGTCacatggctgaatctagttgatgatccctggacTAGACCATGAGGCTGGTACCCTGACATCAGCTTCACAGACAGACTAGTCCCCTCAAATGCAACTgtggacctcaaagccagttgCATTTTttaattgttcccctctaatctgggactgatttagacctgagacACCATAACACAAAGTCATATttaccctgctaggtaaagtccccccttatctcagctcgctggtcaccatagcatctcccacctgtagcacacgctccagtaggtatatctctctagtcacccccaaaaccaattctttctttggccgcctctccttccagttctctactgccaatgactggaatgaac
Proteins encoded in this window:
- the rps19bp1 gene encoding ribosomal protein S19 binding protein 1 translates to MSASMIRRGLELLSDDLKVSDGSKKQKSAAKKKHTPSKAEVMGLVSSNRQGVSRQVRRLQGRLGPGKSKATVKDKRIKSAVEEFRKKQGKSHLSSNLLYFLGTGFRATDSDTMKIVNQNSGRQSRHRPDRTVKKASGEKSVFTEDEFEQFQKEYFGRTVEEGN